A genomic window from Silene latifolia isolate original U9 population chromosome Y, ASM4854445v1, whole genome shotgun sequence includes:
- the LOC141630974 gene encoding uncharacterized protein LOC141630974: MIAYLEVAKELKLRFASFHIQQIPRDQNVEADALATLGAAFTPGEVGTIPFIHVTKPAVRQNEQQNASKAATTQWTYEAGILCTATPQEEIDDWRKPYISWLHDEVLPPDQKDARSFKMNSSRFILIDGILFRKSLAGPYLSCLSIQEAQAVMCDIHSGDCGNHTGGRSMSNKTLRQGYLWPTMRKDAIDYVKKCKESQRHAPSNGQVESNNKIVISNVKRRLEEIGANCADELPFVLWSDRTTAKVATSQTPFSLVYGAEAVILSEVQIPTHRYANATKERNQVEMASSLDPIDELRTGAQIRMAAYKQTAARSYNKNVRLRILQVGDLVLRKVFPNTKNQSAGKFAYNWEGPYHIEGIVGNGAYKLKTMDGEAVPRSWNIIHLKKYYV, from the exons ATGATAGCCTACCTGGAAGTGGCGAAGGAGCTCAAGCTTCGCTTTGCCTCCTTCCATATCCAGCAGATACCAAGGGATCAGAATGTTGAAGCGGATGCTCTTGCCACCCTGGGAGCAGCCTTCACTCCAGGGGAAGTGGGTACTATACCATTCATACATGTCACGAAACCTGCCGTACGTCAGAATGAACAGCAGAACGCCAGTAAGGCTGCAACCACCCAGTGGACATACGAAGCAGGGATACTATGTACTGCCACACCCCAGGAAGAGATTGATGATTGGCGCAAGCCTTACATTAGTTGGCTACATGATGAGGTATTACCACCTGACCAGAAGGACGCCAGGAGCTTCAAAATGAACtcctccagattcatactcatTGATGGTATCCTATTTAGGAAGTCCTTGGCAGGACCCTATCTGAGTTGCTTGAGCATACAGGAGGCACAGGCAGTAATGTGTGATATCCACAGTGGTGATTGTGGAAATCACACAGGGGGTAGGAGCATGTCCAACAAGACACTAAGGCAGGGTTACTTATGGCCTACCATGAGGAAGGACGCCATAGATTACGtcaagaaatgcaaagaaagccAAAGGCACGCTCCT TCCAACGGTCAGGTAGAATCCAACAACAAGATAGTCATAAGCAACGTGAAAAGAAGGCTGGAGGAGATAGGAGCCAACTGTGCAGATGAACTCCCCTTCGTGCTATGGTCTGATAGAACTACCGCCAAGGTGGCAACAAGTCAAACACCATTCAGTCTGGTATATGGGGCCGAGGCAGTTATTCTCTCTGAAGTGCAAATACCGACGCATCGATATGCCAATGCCACCAAAGAGAGGAACCAGGTAGAAATGGCCAGCAGCCTGGATCCCATTGATGAGCTAAGGACCGGCGCCCAAATCAGGATGGCAGCCTACAAGCAGACAGCTGCTaggagttacaacaaaaatgtaagGCTGAGAATACTGCAGGTAGGGGACCTGGTACTCAGGAAGGTATTCCCAAACACCAAGAACCAGAgtgcaggcaaattcgcctacaactgggaaggtccctaccacATAGAAGGCATCGTGGGTAATGGGGCATACAAGTTGAAGACTATGGATGGGGAAGCTGTCCCTAGATCCTGGAACATCATTCACCTTAAAAAGTATTATGTCTGA